The nucleotide sequence GAGGTGCAATCATGGCAATATGGGAAGCAATTACCTGGAATGTGGCGCGGGCAGGCGGCTTTACCGCATATATATTACTGACGTTAGCAGTCGCAGTAGGATTGGCGCTCTCGACGCAGTTGCAGTCACCCAGCCGCTGGCCGCGACTGATCAACAGCGAATTACATAACTTTTTGACGTTGCTCGGCACGATCTTTATCGTCGTGCATGTGCTGGCGGTCTGGATAGACCCGTTCACGCGTTTTGGCTGGTACGAAGTATTCATTCCTTTTGCCAGTAATTATCGTACATTCTGGATGGCGCTCGGCATCGTCGCGTTGTACCTTGGCATCGCTATCAGCATCAGCACCTGGCTGCGCCCGCATATCGGTTATAGCTGGTGGCGGCGGCTGCACGTTTTGACGCTGGGCATTTATGTCCTGGCGACCATTCACGGTCTGGGCACGGGCAGCGACACGCAGACACCCTGGGCGCTCGGTATCTATATCGCCAGCGTCGTACTGGTAGGGGTACTGTTCTGCCGGCGGCTGTTGGACCCGGCGGGCAATCTCAGACGGGGGCGAGCAGCCATGAGCGTTCGCGCCGCTGCCAATAAGGAAAGGTTACCTCTCCAATCCGAAATGGTCAAGTAAAATCGTGCCAATTGGAGAGGTTCAGAAATCGCCTGTATGAAATGAAGGAAGGAGGATATGGGGAATGGGGCCACATGAACACCCGTGGATGCACTGGCATCCACATCCCTGGGATGGCGGCTACGGCTGGGGACCCACACCCGGCCCAGGCCCGGAACCCTCAATGTTTTTATCGGCATTGGGCACTGTATTCTGGATAGCCATGCTTATCATCATGGCCTGGGTCTTGCTGCGATTGATCCTGCCTTATATGAGGCCTCTTCTGGCAGACCTGCTGGATTCGCCACCAGGCGGCCTCTCTTCCTTAGATAAACTACGCGAGCGCTACGCGGCCGGCGAGATCGACGCTGAGACGTTCGCGCAGATGCGCGAGCGATTGGTAGCCTCTTACGAGCCAAAGGATATTCGTCCTGCCGAAAATGCCCACTCGCCTGTCTCCTGGAACGGCCATAAAGAGATTCTTTCCTCCCCGGTTTCATACGAACAGGTCGGGATGATGGAGCAGAGACAGCATCTATCTGATAGTGAGTAGCGAAGTTCCCACACCCCGGCCCTCGCTGCGATCTGCTCCTTAAAGAACGTCAAAACGCGCTGCCAGGCATCTGCGGCGGCTGGATCGTACCTGCGCCCCTGATCATTGAAGAAGGAATGTTTGGCACCTCGATAGAATTTTATGTCGTGCGGGATGTTGCAGGTTTGCAGCGCCGCTTCTAGTTAGTTTGTTTCTAATACCCTGAAGTATAGCAGCTTACGCCTCACCTATATGAAGGCATCAGCGCCTGTATGAGAATAAGCCCTATTGCTCACGTGACTTTTGCCCCTGTTTGCCGTTCTATTGGTTAATAATGGCACAGGCAGTGACGTGTTGACGGCGCTACGATTGACCCCCTGTCTGCTACGTGCTATTATAACGCAACGTGGTCGATTCCAGATGCGAACTATCGCGATTCTTTCGTCTCATGCTATCCGCCAGGAAGGTGAAGACGAGTAGGTGCCGGAGCAGCTTGTTATGTATGATGTGTATGGCGCATATAGTGGGGTGCCGGGCGCTTTGTTGCGCCTCCGGGAGACAGATATCGTTAGCATGGCCGGGTTGACGGTCGCTTCGTTGGGACAGGAATACTGCCGTATTGGCGCCGTCCATTCGACGAAGCGCCAGGACGCCAGGGTCTTCGGTATCGTTGATGTGCCGGATATGTCTCCTGAGCAGGCAGTATTACACACAAATGGCGCCACACAGGTGAAAGAAGCAGATGCGCAAAACGCTCCAGGGCGCTACAGTGTCGAGGTCGAGGTGCGCGATGATCATTCATGGATTGCCACCTGCACATGTGGCCGGCAAGCTTCCCCCTGTGCCCACGCTGCCGCGCTGCTTTACCAATGGATTGCGCATCCCGCAACCTTTCAATCAACAATAATGCCTCCTTCCACGTCCCCCCCATCTTTTGTCAAAGATATTGAGGCAAGCGATGCTCCAGATTCCCAGGACGATCCGCCCATTCTATCAACCATCCAGGATTCTCACGTGGAAACCACCGGCCAGGATTTGCGAAGGAGCCGGGATATCGCCACCACCTCGGCGCAGCGTAGCGCAGCACGTTTCAGCACGCAGGCGTCCAGGATCACCGAGCAGGCAGGCACTATTGCCGAAATGCTTGCACCATTAAGCCTGAGTGAACTGCGTAGTATCGCTCGCGAATACGATTTAACAACGGTTGGTCTGAACAAGCAACAGTTAATTGAAGCAATCACGAATATGGTTCAGCAGCCGGAAGTGGTGCGACGCATGGCGGCAACCCTCGAAAAGCCGCAGCGCCAATTGTTAGCCGCCCTCACGCTCGCCGGCGGCAGCATGAGCGATGAAGACCTGCGCGGCCTGTGCGAACGCTTCTCCCTGGGTGGCCCCGGCCAGTTACAAGCAACACTGCTCACCCTCTCAAGTAAAGCATTTATCCTGCGAACCAGCCTCAATGCCTCGCTACAACAGCGTGTCGGACTGAGTGGATCATCGCTCGACCTGCATTGGCAGGTGCCGCTGGAAGTCCGCAGGGCCTTACATGTAACGGTTCCCGTCACCACTTTTGATGTCGAATCATCCGGTGATGGAAATGGAGAGGCGCTCAATGTCCAGGCGACGGAACCATACAGGCTTCTGGCCGATCTTTTATTAGTAGCGCGCGCCCTGGATGGCTATCCGGTTGAACGGGAAGAGCGTCGCGATACCCGTAGGGGCCGATTTATCGCACCCAGCGCCGATTTATCGGCCAGAGATCAGTTATATCGCACCGGGGTAGGAACCGTTAACCGAGCAGGGATCTCGTCAACAACTCCCCGCAAAGAAGGAGACCCGGTGGCGAGCGATGGGTCAATAGTGATTCCATCTCCTGGCGATTTGCCGGAACCTTCGCTGCTGGAATCATTGCAGGCCGCGACGATGAATCGATATTCGCTGGCATTTTTGCGCTTCGCGGTCCGATTGCTAAGAATGGCTGAGATCGTCTATCCAGGTGACGGGCCGGCGCCATGCCTGCGTGTATTGCCCAATGCCGCGCAGTTATTGCTTGGCCCCGGAAGAGCCGATGTTTTACGTGAACTCTTCACTCACTGGTTAAAGCAGGCCAGTTATGGCGAGCTGTTCGATCTGAACGACGAGGGAGTGCGATTGTGCTGTCGCAGCACACCGTTAGGCCAGGCGGCGCTGCGAGCCGGGGAACTGGAAGCTGAAAATAGTGAGGCGCGGCAAACACTTACCGCATTGATAGCACAGGCGCCACGAGATCGCTGGATCAATTTTCCTTCCTTTGCGCGCTTTATCTACCGCTTAAATCCGTACTTTTTGCAGCGAAGGCAGCGCCAATTTTCATCACCGCACTGGTGGATAGAGCAGGAAGAGGGACGGCCCTTGCGCCCCGGCCAGTTGTCCGAGTGGTTGCGTGGGGAAGGACGCTACCTTGCTCGCTTACTACAAGGCCCTCTGCACTGGTGGGGTATGGTAGATATTGTGCTATCAGCTGACGAGCGCCTGCTTGCTTTCCGCCTGACGTCAATGGCTGGCGCGCTTTTAAATGACACTCCTGAAACGAACAGAGTTGGGGCCGGCATGAACCAAAAAAATCTGGCCTTCAAGGAGAACGGCCCGGTAAGTCTGGCGCCTACGATTACTGTGTCTGAAGAGGGCAGGCTGCTGTTACCCTCTGTTCCTGAGAACTGGGAAGTGATTGAGCTGATCGAACGTTTCGCGGAAATCTGCGGTGTTCAGGCGTGTCAACTGTGCTATCGACTCACCGCGGCATCATTGAGCGCGGCGTTCAGCTGCGGACAATCGCCTGCTCCTTTACTAGAGTTGCTGCGTAATGTCGCAACCCCGGCTTATGGTGAAAGTACATCCGTGACGAATTGGCTTGCGCAACTTGAAAGTAGAATAGCAAATTATGGTCGCATTCGCCTCTACACCGATGCAACCTTGCTCGAAGTTGCCGATAGTGCTGTCTTGCGTGAACTCGCTGCCGTGACCTCAATAAACGATGCGATTGTGCGTCCGGTGCATCCAACGTTGATGATAGTAAAAAAACAGGGTGCGGAAGGTCTCATTGACGAGCTGAAGCGGCGCGGGCAGGCCCCACTCCTACATGATGAGGCGGGGTGATATGCAGCAGAGCGATCTTTACCTCTTACAAAGCGTGCCTCCCTATCACTTACAGGCGTTAGTAAAGGCACGCCGGTCATTATTTCCGCTCAAAGACCTGCATCTTGAATTCGTCATCGATCCCGCCTCCGCACAAATCACTGAAATTGCGCAACATCTTTTCGATCCTACAGCGATCCGCGACACTTTACAAAGCCTGAGCGAGTCAGAAGTCATCATTTTGAAGGAACTGGTTTCGTGCGGCGGTCGTGCCAACAGCCGCGACCTGGCCTTATACCTCACCATGGCCGGCCTGCTCCATCCTCCTAAAAGTAAAAGAGAGACGACTCCCCTATCAAAACCTGCTCCATCCGGCACGTCCAGCAGCGCTCCAACGGGCGAACATGGTACAGTTGTACGTCATGCATCGCAAGGCGGGCCGCCTCAATATCCGGCTCCTCATCCACATGGCACTTTTGAGCAAGCGGTACACCGCCTGCTAGTCCTGGGGCTGTTGTTCTGGGGAAAACAGACGAATTTTGTCGGGCGTGACTACGCCAGTGGCGTTTATGATGGTGTGCTGATTGTACCCCAGGCTGTGATGGAGATCGCGAATGAAGAGTGGCAGCTAGATGAGAAGGAAGGAACAGCTTCTTTATTCGAAGGTGTGGAATTGGGTGAAGCGGTGCAGGG is from Ktedonobacteraceae bacterium and encodes:
- a CDS encoding ferric reductase-like transmembrane domain-containing protein — protein: MAIWEAITWNVARAGGFTAYILLTLAVAVGLALSTQLQSPSRWPRLINSELHNFLTLLGTIFIVVHVLAVWIDPFTRFGWYEVFIPFASNYRTFWMALGIVALYLGIAISISTWLRPHIGYSWWRRLHVLTLGIYVLATIHGLGTGSDTQTPWALGIYIASVVLVGVLFCRRLLDPAGNLRRGRAAMSVRAAANKERLPLQSEMVK
- a CDS encoding SHOCT domain-containing protein; translation: MGPHEHPWMHWHPHPWDGGYGWGPTPGPGPEPSMFLSALGTVFWIAMLIIMAWVLLRLILPYMRPLLADLLDSPPGGLSSLDKLRERYAAGEIDAETFAQMRERLVASYEPKDIRPAENAHSPVSWNGHKEILSSPVSYEQVGMMEQRQHLSDSE
- a CDS encoding helicase-associated domain-containing protein, which encodes MPEQLVMYDVYGAYSGVPGALLRLRETDIVSMAGLTVASLGQEYCRIGAVHSTKRQDARVFGIVDVPDMSPEQAVLHTNGATQVKEADAQNAPGRYSVEVEVRDDHSWIATCTCGRQASPCAHAAALLYQWIAHPATFQSTIMPPSTSPPSFVKDIEASDAPDSQDDPPILSTIQDSHVETTGQDLRRSRDIATTSAQRSAARFSTQASRITEQAGTIAEMLAPLSLSELRSIAREYDLTTVGLNKQQLIEAITNMVQQPEVVRRMAATLEKPQRQLLAALTLAGGSMSDEDLRGLCERFSLGGPGQLQATLLTLSSKAFILRTSLNASLQQRVGLSGSSLDLHWQVPLEVRRALHVTVPVTTFDVESSGDGNGEALNVQATEPYRLLADLLLVARALDGYPVEREERRDTRRGRFIAPSADLSARDQLYRTGVGTVNRAGISSTTPRKEGDPVASDGSIVIPSPGDLPEPSLLESLQAATMNRYSLAFLRFAVRLLRMAEIVYPGDGPAPCLRVLPNAAQLLLGPGRADVLRELFTHWLKQASYGELFDLNDEGVRLCCRSTPLGQAALRAGELEAENSEARQTLTALIAQAPRDRWINFPSFARFIYRLNPYFLQRRQRQFSSPHWWIEQEEGRPLRPGQLSEWLRGEGRYLARLLQGPLHWWGMVDIVLSADERLLAFRLTSMAGALLNDTPETNRVGAGMNQKNLAFKENGPVSLAPTITVSEEGRLLLPSVPENWEVIELIERFAEICGVQACQLCYRLTAASLSAAFSCGQSPAPLLELLRNVATPAYGESTSVTNWLAQLESRIANYGRIRLYTDATLLEVADSAVLRELAAVTSINDAIVRPVHPTLMIVKKQGAEGLIDELKRRGQAPLLHDEAG